DNA from Gammaproteobacteria bacterium:
CCGTTGCAGGTGCGGTACCAGGTATTTTCCTTTCACAGAGATAAGCTGCGCGGGCTTGTCAGCGGCGATGGCGAGAACTTATACTGCTTATAAGATCAGTATTCGCATAAGCGGCATGAACTCACTCACCGCACGACAGACTGAAGTCCTGGAATTCATACGCGATGAAATTGCGACCCGCGGCATGCCGCCGACCGTGGCCGAGATCGCGGCCGGCATGAGGGTAAGCTCGACCAACGGCATTCGCGACCATTTGAAGGCGCTGGCGCGCAAGGGCGCCATCGAACTGATTCCGTCGGCCTCACGCGGCATTCGCCTCATTGAAAACAAAGATCATGGGCTGCCGATTGTCGGCCGGGTCGCTGCGGGCAGTCCGATCCTGGCCGAGCAGCACATCGAGTCTTATTGCCGGCTGGATCGCGCGCTGTTTAAACCCAAAGCCGATTACCTGCTGCGCGTCAAAGG
Protein-coding regions in this window:
- the lexA gene encoding repressor LexA, which produces MNSLTARQTEVLEFIRDEIATRGMPPTVAEIAAGMRVSSTNGIRDHLKALARKGAIELIPSASRGIRLIENKDHGLPIVGRVAAGSPILAEQHIESYCRLDRALFKPKADYLLRVKGTSMRDAGILDGDLLAVHKIAEARSGQIVVARLDDEVTVKRLRLAGRKARLEAANPEFEPIEIDLRHTALVIEGLGVGVIRNRNL